A section of the Chryseobacterium ginsenosidimutans genome encodes:
- a CDS encoding type 1 glutamine amidotransferase domain-containing protein has protein sequence MSKKIAILATNGFEESELKSPKEHLEQQGWTAHIVSPESGTIKAWAEKDWGQEYTVDKTLDEVSSSDYDALVLPGGVINPDQLRTNEAALSFVKDFFQQKKPVAAICHGPQILINAEVVEGRNMTSVGSISKDLKNAGANWEDSEVVVDNGLVTSRTPKDLPAFNAKMVEEIKEGKHEEQTL, from the coding sequence ATGTCAAAGAAAATTGCAATTTTAGCTACAAACGGCTTCGAAGAAAGTGAATTGAAATCACCAAAAGAACACCTTGAGCAACAAGGTTGGACGGCTCATATTGTAAGTCCGGAATCAGGAACAATAAAAGCATGGGCAGAAAAAGACTGGGGACAGGAATATACTGTTGACAAGACTTTAGATGAAGTTTCGTCTTCGGATTATGATGCTTTGGTTTTACCGGGTGGAGTTATCAACCCCGACCAATTAAGGACAAATGAAGCTGCTTTATCATTTGTGAAAGATTTTTTTCAACAGAAAAAACCTGTGGCGGCAATTTGTCATGGTCCGCAAATTTTAATTAATGCTGAAGTCGTGGAAGGCAGAAATATGACTTCCGTAGGTTCTATCAGCAAAGACCTGAAAAATGCCGGAGCAAATTGGGAAGATAGTGAAGTCGTGGTTGATAATGGTTTGGTTACAAGCCGTACTCCCAAAGATCTTCCTGCATTTAATGCGAAAATGGTTGAGGAGATAAAAGAAGGAAAACATGAAGAACAGACTTTATAG